One window of the Microtus ochrogaster isolate Prairie Vole_2 chromosome 10, MicOch1.0, whole genome shotgun sequence genome contains the following:
- the Nmnat1 gene encoding nicotinamide/nicotinic acid mononucleotide adenylyltransferase 1 yields the protein MDTSGKTDVVLLACGSFNPITNMHLRLFELGKDYMNATGKYRVIKGIISPVGDAYRKKGLIPAHHRVIMAELATKNSHWVEVDTWESLQKEWVETVKVLRHHQEKLATGSCDHPQSSPSLDRPGRKRKWAEQKQDSSPKKPQESKPTGVPRVKLLCGADLLESFSVPNLWKIEDITQIVANYGLICITRAGSDAQKFIYESDVLWRYQSNIHLVDEWITNDISSTKIRRALRRGQSIRYLVPDLVQEYIEKHDLYSSESEDRNAGVILAPLQRNIAEAKHNSSTA from the exons ATGGACACGTCCGGGAAGACCGATGTGGTTCTTCTGGCCTGTGGCTCTTTCAATCCCATCACCAACATGCACCTCAGGCTGTTTGAGCTGGGCAAGGACTACATGAATGCAACAG GAAAATACAGAGTTATCAAAGGTATAATTTCACCTGTTGGCGATGCGTACAGGAAGAAAGGCCTCATCCCTGCCCACCACCGAGTTATCATGGCAGAACTTGCCACCAAGAATTCCCACTGGGTGGAAGTGGACACGTGGGAAAGTCTTCAGAAGGAGTGGGTGGAGACTGTGAAGGTGCTCAG ACACCATCAGGAGAAACTGGCAACTGGCAGCTGTGATCACCCACAAAGTTCACCTTCGCTGGACAGgcctgggcggaagaggaagtgggctGAACAAAAACAGGATTCTAGTCCAAAGAAGCCCCAAGAGTCCAAACCAACAG GTGTACCCAGGGTGAAATTGCTGTGTGGGGCAGATTTACTGGAATCCTTTAGTGTGCCCAACTTGTGGAAGATCGAGGACATCACGCAAATTGTAGCCAACTATGGGCTCATATGTATCACGCGGGCCGGCAGTGATGCTCAGAAATTCATCTATGAGTCCGATGTGCTGTGGAGATACCAGAGCAACATCCACCTGGTGGATGAATGGATCACCAATGACATCTCATCCACTAAGATCCGGAGAGCTCTCAGAAGGGGCCAGAGCATCCGCTACTTGGTGCCAGACCTTGTCCAAGAGTACATAGAAAAGCATGATCTGTACAGCTCCGAGAGTGAGGACAGGAATGCCGGGGTCATTCTGGCTCCTCTGCAGAGGAACATTGCCGAGGCTAAGCACAACAGTTCCACAGCATGA